In Pirellula sp. SH-Sr6A, the DNA window CGGTGAGCTTCAACGGGAACAAGATTGTCACGACTGGAGGTGGTGGTGCCATCTTGACCGACGATGAGCAATTGGCCGATTTGGCAAAACATGTGACAACCACTGCGAAAGTCCCTCACCGATGGGAATTCCACCACGATCGCATCGGGTGGAACTTTCGAATGCCTAACATCAACGCCGCGCTCGGCGTAGCGCAACTCGAAATCTTCTCTCAGCTTCTGGCGGCCAAACGGGAGTTGAAGGACCGTTACGAACGAGCGTTCGGCGATCTCGAGCCAGTCACCTTGCTCAGCGAGCCATCCGATGGCCAAAGCAACTATTGGCTCAACGGATTCCGCATCCCTGGAGCCTCGGTAGCCGAACGAGACGCAGTACTCGATGCGCTCAATAGCGCCGGATATCAAAGCCGTCCAATCTGGGAGCCGATGCATCAACTTCCGATGTTCGCGAACAGCCCCCGTGACGACTTGCCCCGAACCGAACAACTGAAAGGGGAGATCGTCAACATCCCCAGTTCGGCCGACCTCGTACCTTCCCACCTATTAGAGGCCGTGACTCCCCTATGAAACCCATCGCGATCATCGGCTGTGGTGGGCATGCGAGCGTGGTGCGGTCCGCTTTGCTCGCGCTCCATCGAACGATCCTTGTTTCGACCTGTATGGATCCAACACAAGTAGATCGGACCATGTTCCCTTGGGAAATCATGACCGATGGAGAACTACTTTCACGATACAGCCCAGACCAGATCGAGTTGGTATTAGGGATCGGCTGGACTTCCCCCAACAACGCCTCCTCTCTGGCGCAACGGATTGTTCACGAATTTCAAGTGAAGGGATTCCGGTTCACCGGTTTTCAACATCCTTGCGTTTGGGTTGCCCCCGAAGCGAAAGTCGACTCGACGGCGCAGATTCACGCAGGTGCCGTTGTCCAGCCCGGCGCGGCCATCGGTCCTTTTGCATTGATCAACACCAAAGCGTCCGTGGATCACGACTGCACCATCGGCTCTTTTTGCCATTTGGCTCCCGGCGTAACCTTATCCGGAAACGTTCGTGTCGGATCGGGTTGTCATTTAGGGACAGGCGCCTCCGTCATCCACGACATTGAGATTGGGGCGGAGAGTTTGATCGCAGCTGGCTCCGTCGTCGTCACCTCTCTTTCACCGCATTCCCGGGTGCGCGGCGTTCCCGCAAAGCCATTTCCTCCTCAGACCTGACCGCATCTGTAATCGCGAGACCTTATGAATACGAAACTATTGGAGCAGATCGGTCGGTACGAACCGTTGTTTGTCGAGGACTTGCGCGCGTCGGAAGCGGAGTTTAGCGAGTTGGTCCGTTCCTCGCGTTTCTTGGTCGTCGGTGGCGCGGGATCGATTGGGAGCGCGGTGGTGCGCGAGATTTTCGCTCGGAATCCCAAAGTGCTCCATGTCATCGATACCTCCGAAAACAACTTGGCCGAGATGGTGCGCGATGTGCGGTCATCGCTCGGGTACATCGATGGCGAGTTTCACGCGTATTGCTTCGATGGCTTGGGACCCGAGTTCGAGTCATTTGCGAAGAACACGCTCGAAGAGGGGAAGGGATACGACTACGTTCTCAATTTCTCCGCGCTCAAACATGTGCGGAGCGAGAAGGACCCGTATACCTTGATGCGTCTGATCGACGTCAATGTGTTTCTCACCAAGAAACTGCTCGACTTCGCTAGGGCCTGCCATGCAAAAAAGTTTTTCTGCGTCTCGACGGACAAAGCTGCCAATCCCGTGAACATGATGGGGGGCTCCAAACGGATCATGGAGATGTTCCTTTTGGGGGAGAACAGCCAAACACCCGTTTCGACAGCACGATTTGCCAACGTCGCTTTCTCGGATGGTTCGCTGCCCCACGCTTGGACGCAGCGTATTCAGAAGCGACAGCCGCTCTCCGCGCCAAACGATGTCCGCCGATACTTCGTCACTCCGCAAGAGGGCGCCCACCTGTGCTTGTTCTCCATCTTGCAAGGGAACGATCGAGAGATTTACTTTCCGAAACTGAGTCCTCGACTCCACCTAATAACCTTTTCATCGATGGCGGTGAAGTATCTCTCGTCGCTGGGCTATGAAGCGGTCGAATGCGAGACCGAGGAAGAGGCGCGTTCCCGTGTCGAGGAGTTCGCGGCTCAAAAGAAATGGCCTGTTTATTTTTTCCCAAGCGATACGACAGGCGAAAAGGATT includes these proteins:
- a CDS encoding acetyltransferase; the encoded protein is MKPIAIIGCGGHASVVRSALLALHRTILVSTCMDPTQVDRTMFPWEIMTDGELLSRYSPDQIELVLGIGWTSPNNASSLAQRIVHEFQVKGFRFTGFQHPCVWVAPEAKVDSTAQIHAGAVVQPGAAIGPFALINTKASVDHDCTIGSFCHLAPGVTLSGNVRVGSGCHLGTGASVIHDIEIGAESLIAAGSVVVTSLSPHSRVRGVPAKPFPPQT
- a CDS encoding UDP-N-acetylglucosamine 4,6-dehydratase produces the protein MNTKLLEQIGRYEPLFVEDLRASEAEFSELVRSSRFLVVGGAGSIGSAVVREIFARNPKVLHVIDTSENNLAEMVRDVRSSLGYIDGEFHAYCFDGLGPEFESFAKNTLEEGKGYDYVLNFSALKHVRSEKDPYTLMRLIDVNVFLTKKLLDFARACHAKKFFCVSTDKAANPVNMMGGSKRIMEMFLLGENSQTPVSTARFANVAFSDGSLPHAWTQRIQKRQPLSAPNDVRRYFVTPQEGAHLCLFSILQGNDREIYFPKLSPRLHLITFSSMAVKYLSSLGYEAVECETEEEARSRVEEFAAQKKWPVYFFPSDTTGEKDFEEFYTDTEEVDWDRYKEIGVVKNELLVDAGLLREFETTLQRMRETHRWTKGELLEAFSKLLPNFAHKETGKTLDNRM